The following are encoded together in the Culex pipiens pallens isolate TS chromosome 1, TS_CPP_V2, whole genome shotgun sequence genome:
- the LOC120430534 gene encoding uncharacterized protein LOC120430534, with the protein MDYTSIIQENIGKLNRLLLTVTKNPYRKFLIKTLVNKQIVAKKIYEETNELLVEYETKIPLRDLEFYIKALRSGITQINETILKKLAEQKHLLTLKSVALAIIFIFRSRKSLIKNIIMAAPKFDIKLGTNLVQVFDGNPETLETFIASADLFEDFINAEFQTATDPQKAAAQVTLVKIFKTRLSGDARDAASSKATKDEIVAVLREQCSSTTTSDNITAKLKTLKQKDSAETFCKEVEKMANQLKILYIKEQIPAEKASEMATKRGVEALIEGIKNAETKTILKAGTFVKLNDACQKVIENSNTTNSSVNAQVFAARNQQQGRGSRGTNTRGNLPRNNYYGRKNKYKFNQHHQEGQRGNWRQPSRFHRGN; encoded by the coding sequence ATGGATTATACATCCATAATTCaggaaaatattggaaaattaaATAGACTATTATTAACAGTTACAAAGAATCCATATaggaaatttttaataaaaacattaGTTAATAAACAAATAGTCGCTAAAAAAATATACGAAGAAACTAATGAACTACTCGTTGAATATGAAACAAAAATCCCATTAAGGGACTtagaattttatataaaagcatTGAGGAGTGGAATCACTCAAATAAATGAAACTATACTAAAAAAGTTAGCAGAGCAAAAACATCTCCTAACGCTAAAAAGTGTTGCGCTagcaatcatttttatttttcggtcAAGAAAAAGTctaatcaaaaatataataatgGCAGCGCCCAAATTCGATATTAAATTGGGAACAAACCTTGTTCAGGTGTTTGACGGTAATCCGGAAACCCTGGAAACATTTATCGCCTCGGCAGATCTGTTCGAGGATTTTATAAATGCTGAATTTCAAACAGCAACAGACCCTCAAAAAGCGGCGGCACAGGTAACTCtagtaaaaatttttaaaactaggTTGTCTGGTGACGCTAGAGATGCAGCAAGCTCAAAAGCTACAAAAGATGAAATCGTAGCGGTACTAAGAGAACAATGTTCATCCACTACGACATCGGACAATATTACCGCCAAATTGAAAACCCTCAAACAAAAGGATTCCGCAGAAACTTTTTGTAAAGAGGTTGAGAAAATGGCCAACCAACTTAAGATACTTTACATTAAGGAGCAGATTCCAGCCGAAAAGGCTAGTGAAATGGCTACTAAAAGGGGAGTTGAAGCTCTAATTGAAGGAATAAAAAATGCTGAGACGAAGACCATCTTGAAGGCGGGAACTTTCGTTAAATTGAACGATGCCTGCCAAAAGGTGATCGAGAACAGCAACACGACCAACTCGAGCGTCAATGCCCAAGTTTTTGCGGCTAGAAATCAGCAGCAAGGACGTGGTTCACGAGGTACTAATACTCGTGGTAATTTACCACGAAATAACTATTAcggaagaaaaaacaaatacaaatttaaccaacATCACCAGGAAGGACAACGCGGTAACTGGAGACAACCCTCCAGATTCCACAGAGGAAACTAA